From Draconibacterium halophilum, one genomic window encodes:
- a CDS encoding YDG/SRA domain-containing protein, producing MADIFFGTPVGIREEQCFASRKELIEADLHRYTVHGIDGNGNEGASAIVLSDGYEDDEDWGDYIIYTGHGGNDSSSKKQVDHQSWDSPGNKGLVVSQQRQLPVRVIRGFKHKSKLSPISGYKYGGLYRVVDHWEDRGKSGYIICRFKLVKEEILEKDYTASVGNGVMVLLKSPGRDSKWFSIGVDAPRAQRISSESKMAQLLTNKKVGDTIDFGNGFEILEIRKYLSK from the coding sequence ATGGCTGATATTTTTTTTGGAACACCAGTTGGAATAAGAGAAGAACAATGCTTTGCGTCAAGAAAGGAATTAATTGAAGCAGATTTACATCGTTATACCGTTCATGGGATTGATGGGAATGGTAATGAAGGAGCTTCAGCTATTGTTTTGTCTGATGGTTATGAAGATGACGAAGATTGGGGTGATTATATTATTTATACCGGTCATGGAGGTAATGATTCAAGTTCTAAAAAGCAGGTTGATCATCAGTCCTGGGATTCTCCAGGTAACAAAGGCCTAGTTGTTAGTCAACAGAGGCAGCTTCCTGTAAGAGTAATTCGAGGTTTCAAACACAAATCTAAGTTATCCCCAATTTCGGGGTATAAATATGGAGGTCTTTATCGCGTAGTTGATCATTGGGAAGATCGCGGTAAGAGTGGATATATAATTTGCAGATTCAAGCTTGTTAAAGAGGAAATTCTAGAAAAAGATTATACTGCTTCGGTAGGAAATGGAGTTATGGTTTTATTAAAATCTCCCGGTCGTGATTCCAAGTGGTTTAGTATTGGAGTTGATGCACCCAGAGCTCAGAGGATTAGCAGCGAAAGTAAAATGGCTCAGTTACTAACAAATAAAAAAGTGGGAGATACGATTGACTTTGGTAATGGATTTGAGATACTAGAAATCAGAAAATATTTGAGTAAGTAG
- a CDS encoding DUF2075 domain-containing protein, whose protein sequence is MNRAYYSDSITSFLIKSYTHILGELANNNEFATEQTQKDAWKFQIEYLQELLVEHSGSIYFEYAIPRMGKRIDVLLIIKSILFVVEFKVGEKEYPSYAIDQVWDYALDLKNFHETSHDKVIVPILLATKAKQSDFLLTTSQQADNLFDPVKSNTESFKSIIAHALQFHDGQEQFILEDWEQGRYQPTPTIIEAATSLYANHSVKDISRSDASAINLSQTSDEVAAIIKKSRDNSEKAICFVTGVPGAGKTLVGLNIATTHFDKDSELYSVFLSGNGPLVKILQEALARDKVKRAKANGEKLTKKVAQSEVQAFIQNVHHFRDEGLRDSNPPIEHVTLFDEAQRAWTLEQTTNFMRQKKGVPDFNKSEPEFLISCLDRHPDWAVVVCLVGGGQEINTGEAGISEWVEALERSFRDWNIYMSTKLTDSEYNTEQILQKIKNRKNVTHSGSLHLAVSMRSFRAENVSLLVKQVLDLDKIGAQSTLSEINKKYPIVLTRNFKKAKQWLRNKARGSERYGIVVSSQAQRLKPYCIDVKSPIDPVHWFLDEKADVRSSYYLEDVATEFHVQGLELDWACVAWDGDFRYTEEGWDYKSFKGSKWQNIKKVDRKLYLKNAYRVLLTRARQGMVIVVPEGDVKDHTRLPEFYDNTFEYLSSIGIEIIE, encoded by the coding sequence ATGAACCGAGCATATTACTCAGATTCCATCACATCGTTTTTGATTAAGTCCTATACCCATATATTGGGAGAGTTAGCAAATAACAACGAGTTTGCTACAGAGCAGACCCAAAAAGATGCATGGAAATTTCAAATTGAATATCTACAAGAATTATTAGTAGAGCATTCCGGCTCAATTTATTTTGAGTACGCTATCCCAAGAATGGGTAAACGAATTGATGTGCTTCTGATTATCAAGTCGATTCTTTTTGTTGTGGAATTTAAAGTTGGGGAAAAAGAATATCCTTCATATGCTATCGATCAAGTTTGGGATTATGCTTTGGATTTAAAAAACTTTCACGAGACAAGCCATGATAAAGTTATTGTTCCAATTTTACTCGCTACCAAAGCTAAGCAGTCGGACTTTCTTTTAACCACATCGCAACAAGCCGACAACCTTTTTGACCCCGTAAAATCAAACACTGAAAGCTTTAAGAGTATCATCGCTCATGCATTACAGTTTCATGATGGACAAGAACAATTTATTTTGGAGGATTGGGAGCAGGGGCGATATCAACCAACACCAACAATAATTGAGGCAGCAACTTCGCTTTATGCTAACCATTCAGTTAAAGATATTTCGAGGAGTGACGCTAGCGCAATTAATTTGAGTCAAACTTCGGATGAAGTGGCAGCAATTATTAAAAAGTCTAGAGATAACTCAGAAAAGGCAATTTGTTTTGTAACAGGAGTACCTGGTGCTGGAAAGACTTTGGTAGGACTTAATATTGCAACAACACATTTCGATAAAGACAGTGAACTTTACAGTGTTTTTCTATCTGGGAATGGCCCATTGGTAAAAATACTTCAAGAAGCATTAGCACGTGATAAAGTGAAGAGAGCTAAGGCTAACGGCGAGAAGCTTACAAAGAAAGTGGCCCAAAGCGAAGTACAGGCTTTTATTCAAAATGTGCATCATTTCAGAGATGAGGGACTACGTGATAGCAATCCACCAATAGAACATGTTACATTATTTGATGAAGCACAACGCGCTTGGACTTTAGAACAAACCACCAACTTTATGCGACAAAAGAAAGGTGTTCCAGATTTTAATAAGTCTGAACCTGAATTCCTTATTTCTTGTCTTGATAGACATCCTGATTGGGCAGTGGTAGTTTGTTTGGTGGGTGGAGGACAAGAAATAAACACCGGAGAGGCTGGTATATCCGAATGGGTTGAAGCACTTGAGCGTTCTTTTCGTGATTGGAATATTTACATGTCGACTAAGTTGACGGATAGCGAGTACAACACTGAGCAAATTCTTCAAAAGATAAAAAATAGAAAAAACGTAACACATTCAGGTTCACTACATCTTGCTGTTTCTATGCGATCTTTTCGAGCTGAGAATGTTTCGTTGTTGGTAAAACAAGTTTTGGACTTAGATAAAATTGGTGCCCAATCAACTTTATCAGAGATAAATAAAAAATATCCGATTGTACTAACGCGGAACTTCAAAAAAGCAAAGCAATGGTTGCGCAATAAAGCACGAGGTTCAGAACGATATGGAATTGTAGTTTCATCTCAAGCTCAACGCTTAAAACCATATTGTATCGATGTAAAATCGCCAATTGATCCGGTCCATTGGTTTTTAGATGAAAAAGCAGATGTTAGATCTTCCTATTATTTGGAAGATGTTGCAACAGAATTTCACGTTCAAGGTCTCGAATTAGATTGGGCTTGCGTGGCTTGGGACGGAGATTTCCGGTATACAGAAGAAGGGTGGGATTACAAATCTTTTAAAGGCAGCAAATGGCAAAATATTAAAAAAGTCGATCGGAAGTTGTATTTAAAAAATGCTTATCGAGTCTTACTTACACGAGCTCGTCAAGGAATGGTGATTGTTGTACCCGAAGGCGATGTGAAGGACCACACAAGGCTTCCCGAGTTTTATGATAATACTTTTGAGTATCTGAGTTCGATAGGTATTGAAATTATTGAATAA
- a CDS encoding N-formylglutamate amidohydrolase — MAKYGMGVLYEKTDAGNPMRRVSAALHKQVVETYYNAHHQRLTEAVEKQLAQYNGALLIDCHSFPDKPLQRDLHQSTPRPDFNLGTDPFHTSPELASLAEQFFVERGFTVEINRPYAGTLVPMRWYNKNNRVQSLMLEVVRRLYLKPGTHEKSSDFKPVQILVQEFLKTMRQIQRI; from the coding sequence ATGGCGAAATACGGAATGGGTGTGCTGTATGAAAAAACGGATGCGGGAAATCCAATGCGGCGGGTGAGTGCCGCTTTACACAAACAGGTAGTGGAAACGTATTACAACGCACACCACCAACGATTAACGGAGGCTGTTGAAAAACAACTTGCCCAATATAACGGTGCTTTGCTTATCGACTGTCATTCATTCCCCGATAAGCCGCTGCAACGTGATTTGCACCAAAGCACCCCGCGCCCCGATTTTAACCTGGGAACCGATCCTTTTCATACATCGCCCGAACTGGCAAGCCTTGCCGAGCAGTTTTTTGTTGAACGGGGATTTACGGTTGAAATTAACCGCCCCTATGCCGGAACACTGGTGCCCATGCGCTGGTACAACAAAAACAACAGGGTACAATCGCTGATGCTGGAAGTTGTCCGCCGTCTTTACCTGAAACCCGGCACCCACGAAAAAAGCAGCGACTTTAAACCGGTGCAAATATTGGTACAGGAATTTTTAAAAACAATGCGACAAATCCAGCGGATTTAA
- a CDS encoding N-formylglutamate amidohydrolase has translation MKQLILHIPHASTQIPDYTGFLLSSEALQEEILKLTDWYTDELFANKRDEAIIAPFSRVFCDVERFYRRLA, from the coding sequence ATGAAACAACTTATTCTCCACATTCCCCACGCCTCAACGCAAATCCCTGATTACACCGGCTTTTTATTAAGCAGTGAAGCTTTACAGGAAGAAATACTAAAACTCACCGACTGGTACACCGACGAGCTGTTTGCCAACAAACGGGATGAGGCGATAATCGCACCCTTCTCGCGGGTGTTTTGCGATGTGGAACGTTTTTACCGACGACTCGCTTGA
- a CDS encoding sensor histidine kinase, translating into MTVLDLLENEPELTETDRKSFMSTINTLSQSTYHLLLNLLDWASKSKNRSNFETEVLNLNQLISENLSFFKSSATVKSIEMEFNQGQGIFLDGNKNMLQTILRNLVSNAIKFTPEKGRISIRTTKTNDKIQLQITDTGRGMDEKTLKSLHRFKQGESKQGTHGEAGSGLGLVLCNEFVGFHKGTLRFESEPGKGTTAILEFRQAI; encoded by the coding sequence ATGACCGTTTTAGACTTGCTGGAAAACGAACCCGAACTGACCGAAACTGATCGAAAAAGTTTTATGAGTACGATTAACACGCTTAGTCAGTCTACCTATCACCTCTTGTTAAACCTGCTTGATTGGGCATCGAAATCAAAAAACCGCAGCAACTTTGAAACAGAGGTTTTAAACCTTAACCAGCTAATTTCAGAAAACCTGAGTTTCTTTAAAAGCTCGGCCACCGTAAAATCTATTGAGATGGAATTTAACCAGGGGCAGGGTATTTTTCTGGACGGCAATAAAAACATGCTGCAAACCATTTTGCGCAACCTGGTTTCCAATGCCATTAAATTTACACCCGAAAAGGGCCGCATCTCCATTCGTACAACAAAAACCAACGATAAAATACAATTACAAATTACCGATACCGGCCGGGGGATGGACGAGAAAACACTAAAATCGCTTCATCGCTTTAAACAGGGAGAATCTAAACAGGGAACCCATGGCGAAGCGGGCTCCGGCCTGGGGCTTGTGTTGTGCAACGAGTTTGTTGGTTTTCATAAGGGAACGCTCCGTTTCGAAAGCGAACCGGGAAAAGGCACAACAGCAATTTTGGAATTCCGGCAGGCCATATAA
- a CDS encoding metallophosphoesterase — MFHFYITLAYILPNIYVFFRIKTLFVSKKYHRLYIAIYLLLALIFPVSQNFLRHNTDFISQFFTTVSGYLLPFFLYLFLSVLVFDLFLLTNLIFKIVSVEHRKSFSFRRAAFSSLLLISAATVIGGVINLNTIRVSKYNIVVPKKNTTMENLRVAFVADFHIQQKTRLRFVRQFVRKVNALQPDLILYGGDIVEGRGESATSVEIESALKSIQTKYGAFGVLGNHEFYADQNDGRFFEQAGIILLNDSIVRINDSFYLAGRYDEHFRNRKTVHEVLGNNPADLPLILLDHRPTQLQEVSQTMVDAQFSGHTHNGQLFPLNYIIRQMYELSWGYRKTGDTHFFVTSGLRLWGPPVKTAGKSEIMLVDFTFE, encoded by the coding sequence ATGTTTCATTTTTATATTACCCTTGCCTATATTCTTCCAAACATTTATGTTTTCTTCCGCATAAAAACCCTGTTTGTCTCCAAAAAATACCACCGCTTATACATTGCGATTTATTTGCTGCTGGCATTGATTTTCCCGGTATCCCAGAATTTTTTAAGGCATAATACCGATTTTATTTCGCAATTCTTTACAACCGTTTCGGGCTATCTATTGCCCTTTTTCCTGTACCTGTTTTTGTCGGTACTTGTTTTCGATTTATTTTTACTGACAAACCTGATTTTTAAAATCGTTTCGGTCGAACATCGAAAAAGTTTTTCATTTCGGCGGGCGGCATTTTCGTCCCTACTGCTTATATCGGCGGCAACCGTAATTGGTGGCGTTATCAATTTAAATACCATACGGGTTTCAAAATACAACATTGTTGTTCCGAAAAAGAACACGACTATGGAGAACCTGCGGGTGGCTTTTGTTGCTGATTTTCATATTCAGCAAAAAACCAGGCTGCGTTTTGTCCGGCAATTTGTTCGCAAGGTAAATGCCTTACAACCCGATCTAATTCTTTATGGCGGCGACATTGTTGAAGGGCGGGGCGAAAGTGCAACTTCCGTGGAAATTGAATCGGCATTAAAAAGTATTCAAACTAAATACGGGGCATTCGGAGTGCTTGGAAATCATGAATTTTATGCCGACCAGAACGATGGGCGTTTTTTCGAACAGGCAGGAATAATCTTGCTTAACGATTCAATTGTCAGAATAAACGATTCGTTTTACCTGGCAGGACGCTACGATGAGCATTTTAGAAACCGTAAAACGGTGCACGAAGTTTTGGGAAATAATCCGGCTGATTTGCCCCTGATTCTTTTGGATCATCGCCCCACACAATTGCAGGAAGTTAGCCAAACAATGGTTGACGCGCAATTTTCGGGACATACGCATAACGGGCAACTTTTTCCCCTTAATTATATTATTCGCCAGATGTACGAACTAAGCTGGGGATACCGGAAAACAGGGGATACCCATTTTTTTGTGACCAGCGGCTTGCGTTTGTGGGGGCCACCGGTTAAAACCGCCGGGAAATCGGAAATAATGCTGGTGGATTTTACGTTTGAATAA
- a CDS encoding EcsC family protein gives MDDYQKQIRTELSVWQKQMLQRPSVINWLSKKVQVKINTWIPEKIHRAITVTIKQMIRGVLFGANYTTAKPLSGVSLQAREAAIQKRIKFYQTTAAVEGGITGAGGILLGFADFPVLIGLKLKLLFDISSMYGFNVKDYKERVYILHIFELAFSSHVHRRKIYLEMIDWEKKSKDLPEDIHQFDWRNFQQEYRDYIDLAKMAQLIPFVGAPVGYLVNSRLIDKLGKTAMNAYRMRALANQ, from the coding sequence ATGGATGATTATCAGAAACAAATTCGTACGGAATTATCGGTTTGGCAAAAACAAATGCTTCAAAGGCCATCTGTTATCAACTGGCTGTCGAAAAAAGTACAGGTAAAAATCAATACATGGATACCTGAAAAAATACATCGGGCAATTACAGTCACCATCAAACAAATGATACGCGGGGTTTTGTTCGGTGCCAACTATACCACCGCCAAACCGCTGTCGGGCGTGTCGTTGCAGGCACGTGAGGCTGCCATTCAGAAACGGATCAAATTTTACCAAACCACTGCTGCTGTTGAAGGGGGAATAACCGGTGCAGGCGGTATATTACTGGGATTTGCCGACTTTCCGGTTTTAATTGGCCTTAAACTGAAATTGCTGTTTGATATCTCGTCGATGTATGGTTTTAACGTAAAAGATTATAAGGAAAGGGTGTACATCCTGCATATTTTTGAACTGGCATTCTCAAGTCATGTGCACAGGCGGAAAATATACCTCGAAATGATTGACTGGGAAAAGAAGAGTAAAGACCTTCCTGAAGATATCCATCAGTTTGACTGGCGAAATTTTCAGCAGGAATATCGCGACTACATTGATCTGGCAAAGATGGCCCAGTTGATACCCTTCGTAGGTGCACCTGTTGGATACCTGGTTAACTCCCGCCTGATTGACAAATTGGGAAAAACGGCTATGAATGCTTACCGCATGAGAGCATTGGCAAATCAGTAA
- a CDS encoding purple acid phosphatase family protein, producing the protein MRYFVFIFLLAIPFSSFSKTGKYRLTLRDNPATSVVIGWEQVSGENPVVYYGSEDNGTEWKKYKRNAKPDRLVQYAEMENCFVRLNGLSPNTAYYFVIKDSEGVCQRFWFKTAPMESNSRMSFIAGGDSRNNPIPRRNANLLVSKLKPHAVLFGGDMTVSGTPEQWQAWFEDWQYTISEDGRMYPIIAARGNHEGNNEMIYHLFDVPSEKIYYGVTCGDDLVRVYVLNTEISIAGEQTNWLINDLEVHKKSRWKIAQYHKPMRPHVSRKREGNGQYMEWAKLFYDEKVKLVVECDAHTVKTTWPVKPSTKGDSDEGFVRDDRKGTVYVGEGCWGAPLRPSDDPKSWTRDHGMFNQFKWIFMDKKQIEVRTIKVDNAEEVSSVSNDNPFAIPENLDVWNPENGSVVTIRR; encoded by the coding sequence ATGAGGTACTTTGTTTTTATTTTCCTGCTTGCCATTCCCTTCAGTTCTTTTTCGAAGACCGGAAAATACCGACTAACATTAAGAGACAATCCTGCCACATCGGTAGTTATTGGCTGGGAACAGGTGTCGGGTGAAAACCCGGTGGTTTATTACGGAAGTGAGGACAATGGAACAGAATGGAAAAAATACAAGCGGAATGCAAAACCCGACAGGTTGGTGCAATATGCAGAAATGGAAAACTGCTTTGTAAGGTTAAACGGACTTTCACCCAACACGGCCTATTATTTCGTTATAAAAGACAGTGAGGGTGTATGCCAACGATTCTGGTTTAAAACGGCTCCAATGGAATCGAATTCCAGAATGTCGTTTATTGCCGGTGGTGATTCACGCAATAATCCCATACCCCGCAGAAATGCAAATTTGCTGGTTAGTAAATTAAAACCACACGCCGTACTTTTTGGTGGCGACATGACAGTGAGCGGAACACCTGAACAATGGCAGGCATGGTTTGAAGACTGGCAATACACAATTAGTGAAGACGGAAGAATGTACCCGATAATTGCTGCACGTGGCAACCATGAAGGAAATAACGAAATGATATATCATCTTTTTGATGTGCCATCGGAAAAAATTTATTATGGTGTTACCTGTGGCGACGATTTAGTGCGTGTTTATGTATTAAATACAGAAATTTCAATTGCCGGAGAGCAAACAAACTGGTTAATAAACGATTTAGAAGTACACAAAAAATCACGATGGAAAATAGCACAATACCATAAACCCATGCGTCCGCATGTGTCGAGAAAACGAGAAGGCAACGGACAATACATGGAATGGGCTAAATTGTTTTACGACGAGAAAGTAAAGCTTGTGGTTGAATGCGATGCACACACCGTTAAAACCACGTGGCCGGTAAAACCGTCAACAAAAGGCGACAGCGACGAGGGATTTGTTCGTGACGACCGCAAAGGAACTGTTTATGTGGGTGAAGGTTGCTGGGGAGCGCCGCTCCGTCCGTCTGACGATCCTAAAAGCTGGACACGGGACCATGGAATGTTTAACCAGTTTAAATGGATATTTATGGATAAAAAACAGATTGAAGTAAGAACGATAAAAGTGGATAATGCCGAGGAGGTTTCTTCGGTTTCCAACGACAATCCCTTTGCAATTCCTGAAAATTTAGATGTCTGGAATCCGGAGAACGGATCTGTTGTTACGATTCGTCGTTAG
- a CDS encoding SDR family oxidoreductase yields MVVWTAVRPDDLIDENEVTPYEIHPSPTRSALFNAGKVSRINVAHFMAELITDNDTWNKWKGQMPVIYSVE; encoded by the coding sequence ATGGTGGTATGGACTGCAGTGCGGCCCGACGATTTAATCGATGAAAATGAAGTCACCCCCTACGAAATTCATCCCTCACCCACGCGAAGTGCGCTGTTTAATGCCGGAAAAGTCAGTCGGATAAATGTAGCCCATTTTATGGCCGAGCTGATTACTGATAACGACACATGGAACAAGTGGAAGGGGCAAATGCCGGTAATTTATAGTGTGGAATAG
- a CDS encoding NAD(P)-dependent oxidoreductase gives MKILVVGASGATGRLLVKDLLNRGEKVTAIVRSTEKLTELLNNKNLTVVTASVLELSDEELTKHVQGCDAVASCLGHNLSFKGMFGQPRRLVTDATRRLCKAIAANQPEKPVKYVLMNTTGNRNRDLHEPISLAHKIVLALLRLLLPHMSITNRRQITCARM, from the coding sequence ATGAAAATACTGGTAGTTGGTGCAAGCGGGGCAACGGGGCGGCTGTTGGTAAAAGACTTATTAAATCGCGGAGAAAAAGTAACAGCAATTGTACGATCGACTGAAAAGTTGACCGAATTACTGAATAATAAAAACCTGACGGTAGTAACAGCCAGTGTGCTCGAACTTAGCGACGAAGAGCTGACCAAACATGTTCAGGGCTGCGATGCCGTTGCTTCCTGTCTCGGGCATAACCTGAGCTTTAAAGGAATGTTTGGTCAACCGCGCAGATTGGTAACAGATGCTACCCGTCGTTTGTGTAAGGCAATTGCTGCCAACCAACCCGAAAAGCCGGTAAAGTATGTGCTCATGAATACTACAGGTAACCGCAACCGCGATTTGCACGAACCCATTTCTTTGGCGCATAAAATTGTTCTTGCGCTGTTGCGCCTGCTGCTCCCCCACATGTCGATAACGAACAGGCGGCAGATTACCTGCGCACGAATGTAA
- a CDS encoding DEAD/DEAH box helicase codes for MSFTTLGLSPALLNVLSEQKYTKAYPIQKSAIPAILKGGDVLGIAATGSGKTASFVLPLLMNLQNNRVTKNRHVSVLVLVPTRELAVQVNEVFSTFAPALPKPVKSLAVYGGVSINPQMIALQGVNVLVATPGRLLELVESKAVHLSDIKTLVLDEADKMLNLGFKDEMNQLFALLPKKRQNLLFSATLSDDLNQITQFLLNNPLVIKIAPETNILSQIDQVAYYVLEERKGPLLRYLIKTKKWQQVLVFTSSGFKAEAVADKLIKHGIDAEAIHGKKSQWVRTEALRQFKSGAIQVLVSTDLLARGIDIEFLPCVINYELPRSPKDYIHRIGRTGRAEAPGEAISLVAPMMSIILKSSKKRWGAWSTALKPKTLI; via the coding sequence ATGTCATTTACCACTTTAGGATTATCGCCGGCTTTACTAAATGTATTGTCTGAACAAAAGTACACCAAAGCCTATCCCATTCAGAAATCAGCTATACCCGCTATTCTAAAGGGGGGCGATGTGCTGGGTATCGCTGCAACAGGCTCGGGGAAAACAGCCAGTTTTGTATTGCCACTGTTAATGAATTTGCAAAATAATCGGGTAACTAAAAACCGACATGTCAGCGTTTTGGTGCTTGTGCCCACACGCGAGTTGGCGGTGCAGGTTAACGAGGTGTTTTCGACTTTTGCACCTGCACTTCCAAAACCCGTTAAATCGTTGGCCGTTTACGGTGGTGTATCCATAAATCCGCAAATGATAGCTTTACAGGGAGTGAATGTGTTAGTAGCCACTCCCGGCAGGCTGTTGGAACTGGTAGAATCTAAGGCTGTTCATTTATCCGATATTAAAACGCTGGTGCTCGACGAAGCCGACAAAATGCTAAATCTTGGTTTTAAAGACGAGATGAACCAGCTATTTGCGCTGCTGCCCAAAAAACGGCAGAACCTTTTGTTTTCGGCTACCTTAAGCGATGATCTGAACCAAATTACCCAGTTTCTTTTAAACAATCCGTTGGTTATTAAAATAGCGCCCGAAACAAATATCCTGAGCCAAATCGATCAGGTTGCCTATTATGTGTTGGAAGAGCGAAAAGGACCGCTGTTGCGTTATCTGATAAAAACCAAAAAGTGGCAACAGGTACTGGTTTTTACATCGTCGGGATTTAAAGCCGAAGCTGTGGCCGATAAATTAATCAAACACGGAATCGATGCCGAGGCTATTCACGGCAAAAAAAGCCAATGGGTACGAACCGAAGCATTACGCCAGTTTAAATCGGGTGCTATTCAGGTGCTGGTGAGCACCGATTTATTGGCACGTGGCATCGATATCGAATTTTTACCCTGTGTAATTAATTACGAATTACCGCGCTCTCCAAAAGATTATATTCACCGTATTGGACGAACAGGGCGTGCCGAAGCGCCGGGAGAAGCAATTTCCCTGGTAGCCCCAATGATGAGCATCATTTTAAAATCATCCAAAAAAAGATGGGGCGCATGGTCGACCGCATTGAAACCGAAGACCTTGATTTAA
- a CDS encoding prenyltransferase, with protein MNDNPGILKMIRAPFLSSIIAPIVIGTLWSAGVKESFDVLNFIVVLLIGIGLHVATNVYNDIYDTLQGTDKVNVHRNESSGGSGVLLDNPELMGKMYFLARTGLVVALLGTIALTFLIKKDLRVLLWVLFLVSAFFSKYYTAPPVKLAYRGWGEVSVWLAFGPMAILIAAVSQNMGIQPHLLWLLPITGLSTSSILLVGQMIDLDADRAGGKHGVASRMGSRFTSVLYVLVQVGIAVNILALFAGYPGSTWPLLLALLPYILLFPKAAGIIWKHHDNPDKLKAGAKLTVLIHLVFSVLLIVGFGIYNFLN; from the coding sequence ATGAACGATAATCCCGGTATCCTAAAAATGATTCGTGCCCCATTTCTGAGTAGTATAATTGCCCCCATTGTAATCGGCACCCTATGGAGCGCAGGTGTAAAAGAAAGTTTTGATGTGCTGAATTTTATTGTTGTACTGCTTATTGGGATTGGCCTGCACGTTGCCACCAATGTGTATAACGATATCTACGATACGCTTCAGGGCACCGACAAAGTGAATGTTCACCGCAACGAATCGAGTGGTGGCTCGGGCGTGTTACTCGATAATCCGGAGCTGATGGGAAAGATGTACTTTTTGGCACGTACGGGCCTGGTTGTTGCTTTACTGGGGACGATCGCCCTTACTTTTCTAATAAAAAAAGACTTGCGTGTGCTGCTGTGGGTGCTGTTTCTTGTGTCGGCATTTTTTAGCAAATATTATACAGCACCACCCGTTAAACTGGCCTACCGGGGTTGGGGCGAGGTATCGGTTTGGCTGGCCTTTGGCCCCATGGCTATTCTCATTGCCGCTGTCAGTCAGAATATGGGTATTCAACCGCACTTGCTTTGGTTGTTACCCATTACCGGGCTCAGCACTTCGTCGATTTTACTGGTGGGGCAAATGATCGACCTGGATGCTGACAGGGCAGGAGGAAAACACGGTGTTGCTTCGCGAATGGGCTCACGTTTTACCTCGGTGTTGTATGTGTTGGTACAGGTGGGCATTGCAGTAAATATACTCGCGCTGTTTGCCGGTTATCCGGGTTCTACCTGGCCACTGCTTCTGGCGCTTCTTCCCTACATTTTGCTGTTTCCTAAAGCTGCGGGAATCATTTGGAAACACCACGATAACCCGGATAAGCTAAAAGCCGGTGCTAAATTAACGGTACTTATCCACCTTGTTTTTTCGGTGTTGCTGATTGTTGGGTTTGGCATCTATAACTTTTTGAATTGA